AATGCGCGCCGTTCGCCGCGGTTCACGGCATTTATCCGCTCACCTACCGTCACCATGCTCTCCGAGTTTTCCCTGATCGACCGTTTTTTCGCGCGCCGCGCGGCCACAGCAACCACTCGTTCGTCCGACGCCGCGAGCGGCACACTCGGCATCGGCGACGACTGCGCGCTCTTCGCGCCGCCGGCAGGTGAAATGCTGGCGATATCGACGGACATGCTGGTGGAAGGCCGTCATTTCTTCGCCGATGTCGATCCTGAGGCGCTGGGCCATAAAGCGCTCGCGGTGAATCTGTCGGATCTCGCGGCAATGGGCGCGCGCCCGCAAGCCTTCACGCTGGCGTTTTCGCTGCCGAAGGCCGACGAAGCCTGGCTGGCCGCGTTCAGTGAAGGCCTCTTCGCACTGGCCGAACGCCACGCTTGCGCGCTGATCGGCGGCGATACGACCGGCGGCCCGTTGAATCTGTGCATCACCGTGTTCGGCAGCGTGCCGCCGCGAATGGCGCTGCGCCGCGACGCCGCGCAACCCGGCGACGACATCTGGATCTCCGGCGTGCTCGGCGACGCGCGCGCCGGTCTCGGCGTGCTGCGCAACGAATGGACCGCCGCCCATGCCGCCGACGCCGTGTCGTTTCGCCGCGCGCTCGAACGTCCCGAGCCGCGCGTCGCGCTCGGTCTGGCGCTGCGTGGCATCGCGCACGCGGCGCTCGATCTGTCGGACGGACTCGCGGGCGATCTGCTGCATATCCTCGAACGCTCCAACGTACGCGCCACCGTCGATGCCGACGCGGTGCCGCGCTCGGACGCGCTGCGCCGTCTGCCGCCCGAGATCCAGCGGCGTTGCACGCTCGCCGGCGGCGACGACTACGAACTGTGTTTCACGGCGCCTGCGTCGGCGCGGGCCGCGGTCGAAGCAGCCGGTCACGAGGCAGGCGTGGCGGTCACGCGCATCGGTACAATAAGCGCTCCCGGCGCGGCAACCCCGGCAGCCCCAGCGATCGACTGGCGCGACGCCGCCGGCGCGCCGCTCACTTTGACCTTGCAAGGCTTCGACCACTTTCATGCAGACTGATCCTCCGCTCGGTCCCGCCGACGAACTCATCGGCGGCCAGCCTCCACGGGCGCCGCAAGAGCCGAGCGCACCCGATCCGCAGGCACCGCGCCCGCCGCGCCGTGCGAGCGCGCGTTTCATGCTGTCGCATCCGCTGCATATTCTGTCGCTCGGTTTCGGCAGCGGCCTGTCGCCGGTCGCGCCGGGCACCGTCGGCACGCTGTTCGCGTGGGCGTCGTTCATCGTATTGAGCCGCTATCTGACCGTGACCGAATGGGGCGTGCTGATCGTGCTCGGTTTTATCGGCGGCATCGCGCTGTGCGGCTTTACCGCGAAGCGGCTCGGTATCGACGATCCGTCGCCGGTCGTGTGGGACGAGATCGTCGCGTTCTGGCTCGTGCTGCTGATGGTCACGCCCGCCACGCTGACCGATCAGTTGTGGGCGTTCATCGTGTTCCGCTTCTTCGACATGGTGAAACCGCCGCCCATCGGTTATTTCGACCGCCGCCTGAAAGGTGGCTTTGGCATCATGTTCGACGACCTGGTCGCCGCATTTTTCACGCTGCTCGTGATAGCGCTCTGGCGCATGTCGGTCTGATCGCCTGACTTCACCCGGCGGCCGCCCGATGCCGCCGGACTTCGCCCGCTGCCTCGTAACTCCGTTACTCCGTCACTCCGGATAGACGCCATGCCTACCGATTCCGTCGTTCACCAACTCGCGATCCGCGTGAGCAACCGTCTGCGCGACGAACGCCTGATGCTCGTCACCGCCGAGTCCTGTACCGGCGGCATGGTGGCGACCGCGATCACCGATATTTCCGGCAGCAGCGGCTGGTTCGAACGCGGCTTCGTCACGTACTCGAACCAGGCGAAGAGCGAAATGATCGGCGTCCCCGCCGACATGATCGACAAACACGGCGCGGTCAGCGAGCCGGTTGCGCGCGCGATGGCCGAAGGCGCGCTGCGCAACAGCCGCGCGCAGGTGTCGCTGTCGATTACCGGCGTCGCCGGCCCTGGCGGCGGCACGGAGACCAAGCCGGTCGGCATGGTGTCGTTCGGCTGGAGCAACCGGCTGCATACGTCGGTGGAAACGAAGATTTTCAAGGGCGATCGCGAACAGATCCGCGTGCAGGCCGCGGCCCATGCGCTGCGCGGCGTGCTGGCGCTGCTCGACGAACGCGAACATTGATCGAATCGAACTGAAACGAATCCACCGGGCGTCCGCGCGGACGCGCTTGCAGGGAAGAAACCATGTCCGAATCGCACGCGAACGTCGCCAAAGACGAACTGATTCGCCGCTTCGATCTGAAGCCGCATCCCGAGGGCGGATTTTTCCGCGAGACGTACCGGTCGGCGGAGCGGGTAACGCGTGAAGGGAGCGCGGCGCAGACGCGCTCGGCATCCACGGCGATCTATTACCTGTTATGCGATGGCGCGCATTCCGCGTGGCATCGGATCAAGTCCGACGAAGTCTGGCATTTCTATGCCGGCGCGCCGCTGAACGTTCATGTGCTGGATGAAAGCGGCGCGCTGGTCACGCATCGGCTGGGAAATCCGTTGACGCATCCGGATGCGGTGTTTCAGGCCATGGTGCCGGCCGGATTATGGTTCGCCGCCGAATGTGCCGATCCCACGACTTACGCGCTGGTGGGCTGCACCGTCGCGCCGGGGTTCGAATTCAGCGAATTCGAACTGGCGGAGATGGATGCGTTGAAGTCGCGCCATCCGCGACATTCAACCTTGATCGAAAGGCTGGGGCCGGCTGCCTAGCCGGCCTTTTTTGAAGCGCAAGTGGGCGGTGCCATTGCACGGCGCGGCGGCGCTTTGAGCGAAGAACCACTGCCCTCGCGCGGCCCGCTCTCCGCCCACACACTCAACGAAACGCGTTGATCCGATCGCGCGTTTCCATCGCGGCTTTCGCGGCCGCGTCGGCGAAATCATCGCCCTTGCTCGCATAAATGATCGCGCGCGACGAATTGATCAGCATGCCCGTGCCGTTCGCGGTGCGGCCGGCATTGACGGTGGCCTGCACGTCGCCGCCTTGCGCGCCGATGCCGGGAATCAGCAACGGCATATCGCCGACGATCCCGCGCACCACTTCGATTTCCTTCGGGAAGGTCGCGCCGACCACCAGCGCCAGCTGTCCGCTCGCATTCCACTTGTCCGCCGCCAGTTGCGCGACGACCTGATACAGCGGGCGTCCACCGGTTTCGAGGAATTGCAGATCGGAGCCGCCCGCGTTCGACGTGCGGCACAGCACGATCACGCCCTTGCCCTCGTGCTCCAGATACGGCTGGATCGAATCGAAGCCCATGTACGGATTTACCGTCACCGCGTCGGCCCGATAACGCTCGAAGGCCTCACGCGCGTATTGCTCGGCGGTGCTGCCGATGTCGCCGCGTTTCGCGTCCAGAATCACCGGCAGGCCCGGATGGTTCGCGTGAATGTGCGCGATCAACGCTTCGAGCTGATCTTCCGCGCGATGCGCGGCGAAGTACGCGATCTGCGGCTTGAACGACGACGCGTACGGCGCGGTCGCATCGACGATCGTGCGGCAGAACTCGAAAATCGCATCGGCGCGGCCGGCGAGCGCGCCGGGGAATTTGCTGGGCTCGGGATCGAGGCCGACGCACAACAGCGAATTCGTGCGCAGCCAGGCGTCGTTGAGTGTCGGGATGAAATGGGACATGGGAGTCTCGCGGCGAGCAGGTGAACGGAAGTGGCCGGTATTTTACCCGTCCTGCACGGCGAGCCGCGACGGGCGCGGCATCAGCGGCATCAGCGGCATCAGCGGCATCAGCGGCATCAGCAGCATGAGCGGCATCAGCGCGGCACCGGCAACATGAGCGCGGCGCCAGCGCACCGCGCCCCCTGCCTTCCGTTAGCGCCGCTTCGCTCCGCGCGCGCCCGGCATCGACCGCAATCCCGTCCGTTCCACGGTGAAGCGGAACGTGCGCGTGAGCCGTTCGCCGCGCGCGAGCATCGTCATGCCGTTTTCACTCGCGCCGCCGGCGAGGTTCATCGCATTGATCGGATGATCGACCGGCTCGAAGCAGAAGAAGTCCTGGCCGGGCGGCGTGTACAGCACGTAGTAGTCGGTATCGGCGGCGATGTTCAGCGACAGACGCCGCTTCGGCCACACGACCGCCGCCTGTCCGCTCCAGCCGGTGAACGCGTGATTGACCATCGTCTCCGGCAACGGATACGCGACGCCGAATTGCCATGCGGGCGGCGCCGGCACGTGGCGCTGCGGCAGCCAGTCGTCGCCGGACAGCCACAGCCCGCCCGCCGCCGCCGATAGTTCGGTGTCCGCATCGCGCACGAAGAACGGATGCACGCCGAGCCCGAACGGCAACGCCTCGCGGCCCGCATTTTCGATTTCCAATGCAATGACGAGCGTCGGGCCGTCGAGCGTGTAGGTCTGGCTCGCGCGATACGCATACGGCTTGCCGTCGCGCCGATCGAGCGTCAGCCGCACGTTTTCGCGCGTGGCCTCGGCCACCTGCCACGCGGACTGCCAGCCGTCGCCGTGAATCGGCAGCGGTTCGTCGGCGCGATTGCGCGGCACCTCGACGCGCCGCCCCGCCACATGAAAATGCCCGCCGCCGATGCGGTTCGAGTACGGCAACAACGGATAGCAGGCCAACTGGTTCGGCTGCGTGTCGGCCGTGACGTGACGGCAGCGCCGGAACACCGGCGTCAGCGCGCCGTCGTTGCGCCAGTCGAAGCGGGTGATGCCACCGCCGAGGGTCGGCGCGACGTCGAGCCGCAAATGCGCGTTGGCGAGCGTGATGCAGGCGACATCGCCGCCGCTGCTTTCGCCGACCGCCACCGCCGACGTGCTCGGCCCCGGCAGTACCGGATTGGCCGCCGCCGCGAGTCGCGAGCGTCGGCTCTGGGTGGTCGGCGGTGCGCCGGAAACAAGATTCGCAACAGTCATATCTGGCTCCATCGAGAGGCTTGTGACATTGCCGTCATGGCTGACGGATGCTGTTGGGCGATTTTCTTGAACCGGTCGCCTCGAGGTACTTCCTGCATGCCGACGTTCTGCTGGCACTGGAATCGCGGCATCTGCTACTGATTCAATACGACTCGTTCGAATGCGTCGGCATGCATCGGTTTGCTGCTATTTGCTGCCGTTTGTCGCCGCTTGCCGCGGTTGGCTTCCAACTACGCAAGCGGCATGGAGCGCCGCCCGCCGCCGCATCCTGTCGAAAGCGGCTGCGTCATTCTGCGCTATGCCGGCGCGCCTTGGAACACCGGTTCGGGCAAACCACGCCGCGCGACCGTCGCAACGAACACGCCGCCCGCGTGCGGATCGCCGCTCAGCGCCGCTGCGTCGAGGTCGCAGCGGGCGCTCGTCACGTACAGCGTGCCGAGTTGCGCGCGCCCAACACGTTGCGTCGGCGCCGCGCCGCCCAATGCGACACAGCTAGGCTGCGCGGTCGGTACGTCGACGCGCTCCGTTTCCACGCCGTCCGGACCGTAGCGCACCACGCGCCGGCCCCCCCATTGCGCATTCCACAAGCCGCCATCGCGATCGACGGTCGAGCCGTCGGGTTCGCCGGTCGCATCGGTCAGGCGTACGAACAGGCGGTCGTTGGCGACGCTGCCGTCGGCGCGGTAGTCGCACGCGCGGATTTCGCGCGTCGGCGAATCGCAGTAGTACATCGTCGCGCCGTCCGGACTGAACGCGATGCTGTTCGAAATCGCGGGCGCCGGCAGCGCGAGACGCTCCAGCGACAGATCGCGATTCAGACGGTAGAAGCCGCCCACCGCCTTGAGCGGCGAGCCTTCGTCCTTGGTGCCGAATACGAAACGGCCCTGACGGTCGCAACGGCCGTCGTTCACGCGCGTATTCAGCCCCGGCTCCACGTCGACGATGCGGCGCATTTCGCCGGTCGCCAGATCGAAGAACGCGAGGTGGCTGGCGAGCCCGAGCAGCAAATAATGCGGATCGGCACACAGCGCGAATGTGGCGAGCCGTTCCGGCATGCGCCAGAACGTGCTGCGGCCGTCGGCGGGATCGTGACGCCACAACCGCGCGCCTTCGATATCGACCCAGTAGAAACGGCCCGTCGCGGCGCACCACGTCGCGCCTTCGCCGAGCGTGCATTTCGTGTCGAGCAGCAGCGCGGCCGGCTGCGTCCCGCGAACGCCGGACTCGGCGTGGTTGGCGTCCCCGCTCACGCCCAACCTCCGTCGACGATCACGTCCTGCGCGGTGATCATGCGGCTGTCGTCGGCGGCGAGGAACAGCGCCATGCGCGCGAGATCGGCGGGCTCCAGCTCCGCGTCGATGCACTGGCCCTCCTTGATCGACCGGCGGCCCGCGTCGTCGAGCCACAGACGCTTCTGCTTGTCCGTCATCACCCAGCCCGGCACCAGCGAATTGACGCGGATATCGAAATGCCCGAGATCGCGCGCGAGGCCGCGCGTCAAACCCTGCACGGCCGCCTTCGACATCACGTAGACCGGATAGCCGCCGTTCTTCAGCATCCAGCTGATGGAGCCGAGGTTGATGATCGAGCCGCGCCGCGCGGCCTTCATGTCTTCCATCACCGCCTGCGCCGCGAAGAACTGGTGACGGATGTTCACCGCGATGCCCGCGTCGAACGACTCGCGCGTGACTTCGCCGATCGTATGACGCCGGTCGTTCGCGGCGTTGTTCACCAGCACCTCGATCGGGCCGAGCGCGGCCTTGACGTCGGCGATCGCTTTTTGCAGCGCGTCAATGTCGGTCAGATCGCAGGCGAGGAACAGCGGCTTGTGCTTCGAATCGCCGAGTTGATCGGCAAGCGCTTCGCCCGCGCTCGCATCGATATCGAAGAACGCGACGCGCGCGCCCTGCGCCGCGAAATGTTCGACGAACGATGCGCCGATGCCGGTCGCGCCGCCCGTGATCAACACCGTACGGTCGACGAGACTCGGATAGCGGGCGAACGCGGTATCCGCGAGACGGGCGTTTGCATTGGCCGGAGACGACATCGTTCGATTCCTTTAGAGCTATTTCTGTTTAACGGACCGGCAGTTCAATCCCGCGAGCCGCGGTTCTTCAACTGGTCGAGCAGCACGGCGGCCAGCAGGATCGCGCCGCGCACGAGGTACTGATAGAACGCGTCGATGTTCATCAGGTTCATCACGTTCTCGACCGTGCCCATGATCAGCACGCCGATCACCACGCCGGAAATCGTCGCGCGTCCGCCGAGCAGCGACACGCCACCCAGCACGCACGCCGAAATCACGTTCAGCTCGAAGCCTTCGGCGGCGTTCGGCTGACCCGACGTGATACGCGAGGCCAGAATCACGCCGGCCAGCGCCGTCACCGCGCCCTGGATCAGGAAGATGTAGACACGCGTGCGTTCCACGTTGATACCGGCGAGACGCGACGCTTCCGGATTACCGCCGATCGCGAGCGTATTGCGGCCGTACACGGTCTGGTTGAGCATCACGCCGAACACGATGAAGCACAGCAGCGTGACCCAGATCGGCAGCGACACGCCGAAGAAGCTCAGGCCGCCGAGCGCGATGAACGTGTCCGACGACACGCCGACCGCCTGGCCGTGCGAGACGATGAAGCCCAGGCCGCGGACGATTTCCATCGTCGCGAGCGTGGTGATCAGGGCGTTGATGCGCAGATACGCGATCACCGCGCCGTTGACGAAACCGATCACCGCGCCCGCCGCCACCGCGGCGATGATCGCGATGAAGGTGTTGCCGGTGGCGTTGAGCACCATCGCGCACAACACGCCGGCGAACGCGACCGTCGACCCCACCGAAAGATCGAAGTCACGCGACGCGAGACAGAACATCATCGTGCACGCGACCATGCCGATCTGCGAGATCGACAGCGCGAGACCGAGCATGTTCTCGATCGAGAAGAAGTGATCGACGGTCAGCGACATCGTGACGAACATCACGACGAAGATCACGATCAGGCTGTATTCGGTGATCTGCTGCCACCATTTCGCCTTGTCGTTGGACTGCGGAATCAGCGCATCGGCGGCGCCTTTGGCGGCCTGTTGCGCGAGGTTTTCTCTGGCTTGCATGTTGAAGACTCCTCCCGTTCCCCACGGGTTGCCGGACTTGCGTCCAAATAAGGTTCAGGCTGCCTGTTCGGCGGTCTGGGTTCCGGGTAATGCGGTTGAACTTTGCGGCAGCGCGAGACCCAGCACCGCCTGTTCGGTTGCGTCCTTGCGCGCCAGTTCGCCGGAGATCCGGCCCTGGCGCATGACGACGATCCGGTCCGAGACGCCGAGCACTTCCGGCAACTCCGACGAAATCATCACGATCGCGCAGCCGCGTTCGGCCAGCTGGTAGATCACGTTGTAAATTTCGTGCTTCGCGCCGACGTCGATCCCGCGCGTCGGTTCGTCGAGAATCACGACCTTCAGATCGGGCTCCGCCAGCCAGCGCGACAGAATCGCCTTCTGCTGATTGCCGCCCGACAGGAAGCGGATCTTTTGACGGCGGCTGGGCGTCTTGATCTTTAGCAGCTTGATGAAGCGGTCGGCGGTCTCGGCTTCCTTCTTGCGGTCGAGGAACATGCCCGCGCGCAGATAGTGGCGGCGGCAACTGATGTTGATGTTCTCCGACACGGTCGCCATCGCGACGATGCCTTCTTCCTTGCGGTCTTCCGGACACAGCACGATGCCGTGGCGAATCGCCTCGCCGGCGCTGCGTACCTTGATCGGCTTGCCGTCGAGCGTGATTTCGCCGCCTTTCTTGTGATCGGCGCCGTACACCAGATGCATCAGTTCGCTGCGGCCCGCGCCCACCAGGCCGAAGAAACCGACGATCTCGCCGCGCCGCACCTCGAAGCTGGCCGGCTGCGCGAGCGCGTGACCCTCGATCGCTTTGGCCGCGAAGCGCACTTCGCCGAGCGGCCGCGCCGAGTAGTTATAGATATCGGCAATCTCGCGCCCCACCATTTCGCTGACGATGGTGTCGCGCGACACGCCTTCGAGCGTCGGATGCGATGCCACCTTGCGGCCGTCGCGGAAAATCGTGCACGCGTCGCACAGTTCGTAGATCTCGTCCATGCGGTGCGAGATGTAGATCATCGCGCGGTTGTCAGCGCGCAGATCGCGCACCAGCTTGAACAGCACCTCGGTCTCGCGGTGCGACAGCGAGCTGGTCGGTTCGTCGAGCGCGATCACGCGCGCGTTGCGCAGCAGCGCCTTGCAGATTTCGACCATCTGCCGTTGCGCGATGGAGAGCTTGCGCAGCTTCGCGTTCGGATCGAGCGCCACGCCCATCGCTTCGAGACGTTCGCGCACGAAGCGTTTCGCCTCGCGCTTGTTGACCCAGCCGAGCGAGTTCGGCAGCTGGCCGAGCAGCAGGTTTTCCGCGACCGTAAGGTCGGGCACGTATTGCAGTTCCTGGTGAATCACCGCGATACCCGAGGCAATCGACGAGGCCGCGCTCGTGAAGCGCACCTCGTTGCCGTCGATCATCACGCGGCCCGAGTCGGGCTGGTATTCACCGCCGAGAATCTTCAGCAGGGTCGATTTGCCCGCGCCGTTTTCGCCCATCAGGCCGTGCACCTGGCCGACGTTGACGTCGAAGGACACACCGTCGAGCGCGCGCACGCCTGGAAAAACCTTACCGATATTGTCAAAACGTAGCGTCGCTGACACTTCGCCTCCTGTGTCGACGGGAGTTAGCGCTTTAGCGCTTACTCCCGTCCCATGCCGCGTAGCGGCGGTCGATCAGAGTCGGCGCTTTAGCGCTGACTCTGATCCCATGCCGCACCGCGGCGGTCAACCGGAGCCGGCGCTCGCGCCGACTCCAGCCCCATCTCCAACCGCTTAGTTCGCCGCAAGACCCATCTTCTGACGCACGTCCGCGACGTTGTCACGCGTGGCCAGCATGCCGGTCGTCAGCGTGAGCATCGGCGGTTCCTTGCCTTGCGTGATCCAGTCGTACATCAGCGTCGAGGTTTCTTCGCCGTGGCGCTTCGGGCTGATGATGACCGTGCCGTAGAAGCCCGTCGGCGTCGGCTTCTTGAACTCGTTGAGCGCCGAGTCCGAACCGCCGATGCCGATGCCGATCATGTTGTCCGCCTTGAAGCCGCGGCCTTCCGCTGCGCGCACCGCGCCGAGCACGCCTTCGTCGTTCAGCGCGTACGCCACCCAGTGCTTGAACTGCGGGTTCTTGGTCAGCGCGATGTTGGCGGCGTTGAACGCGTTTTCCGTGTCGGTCTTCGCTTGCGGCGCGGCGATGATGTTCGCCTTCGGGAAGCCGGCGGCGACCAGCGCGTCGGTCGCGCCGCTGGTGCGGTCATGCGCGGTCGGCAGCTGTTCGTAGGTCACGTCGATCGCGCCCACGTCCTTCATGTCCCAGCCGCGCTTCTTGATTTCCGCCGCGAGGCCGTCGCCGACCTGCTTGCCGATGTTGTACGCCGAGATGCCCATATGCGGCACCGACGCGATCGGCTTGCCCGAG
The sequence above is a segment of the Paraburkholderia sp. D15 genome. Coding sequences within it:
- the thiL gene encoding thiamine-phosphate kinase, translated to MLSEFSLIDRFFARRAATATTRSSDAASGTLGIGDDCALFAPPAGEMLAISTDMLVEGRHFFADVDPEALGHKALAVNLSDLAAMGARPQAFTLAFSLPKADEAWLAAFSEGLFALAERHACALIGGDTTGGPLNLCITVFGSVPPRMALRRDAAQPGDDIWISGVLGDARAGLGVLRNEWTAAHAADAVSFRRALERPEPRVALGLALRGIAHAALDLSDGLAGDLLHILERSNVRATVDADAVPRSDALRRLPPEIQRRCTLAGGDDYELCFTAPASARAAVEAAGHEAGVAVTRIGTISAPGAATPAAPAIDWRDAAGAPLTLTLQGFDHFHAD
- a CDS encoding aldose 1-epimerase yields the protein MTVANLVSGAPPTTQSRRSRLAAAANPVLPGPSTSAVAVGESSGGDVACITLANAHLRLDVAPTLGGGITRFDWRNDGALTPVFRRCRHVTADTQPNQLACYPLLPYSNRIGGGHFHVAGRRVEVPRNRADEPLPIHGDGWQSAWQVAEATRENVRLTLDRRDGKPYAYRASQTYTLDGPTLVIALEIENAGREALPFGLGVHPFFVRDADTELSAAAGGLWLSGDDWLPQRHVPAPPAWQFGVAYPLPETMVNHAFTGWSGQAAVVWPKRRLSLNIAADTDYYVLYTPPGQDFFCFEPVDHPINAMNLAGGASENGMTMLARGERLTRTFRFTVERTGLRSMPGARGAKRR
- the araH gene encoding L-arabinose ABC transporter permease AraH, whose translation is MQARENLAQQAAKGAADALIPQSNDKAKWWQQITEYSLIVIFVVMFVTMSLTVDHFFSIENMLGLALSISQIGMVACTMMFCLASRDFDLSVGSTVAFAGVLCAMVLNATGNTFIAIIAAVAAGAVIGFVNGAVIAYLRINALITTLATMEIVRGLGFIVSHGQAVGVSSDTFIALGGLSFFGVSLPIWVTLLCFIVFGVMLNQTVYGRNTLAIGGNPEASRLAGINVERTRVYIFLIQGAVTALAGVILASRITSGQPNAAEGFELNVISACVLGGVSLLGGRATISGVVIGVLIMGTVENVMNLMNIDAFYQYLVRGAILLAAVLLDQLKNRGSRD
- the araG gene encoding L-arabinose ABC transporter ATP-binding protein AraG; translation: MSATLRFDNIGKVFPGVRALDGVSFDVNVGQVHGLMGENGAGKSTLLKILGGEYQPDSGRVMIDGNEVRFTSAASSIASGIAVIHQELQYVPDLTVAENLLLGQLPNSLGWVNKREAKRFVRERLEAMGVALDPNAKLRKLSIAQRQMVEICKALLRNARVIALDEPTSSLSHRETEVLFKLVRDLRADNRAMIYISHRMDEIYELCDACTIFRDGRKVASHPTLEGVSRDTIVSEMVGREIADIYNYSARPLGEVRFAAKAIEGHALAQPASFEVRRGEIVGFFGLVGAGRSELMHLVYGADHKKGGEITLDGKPIKVRSAGEAIRHGIVLCPEDRKEEGIVAMATVSENINISCRRHYLRAGMFLDRKKEAETADRFIKLLKIKTPSRRQKIRFLSGGNQQKAILSRWLAEPDLKVVILDEPTRGIDVGAKHEIYNVIYQLAERGCAIVMISSELPEVLGVSDRIVVMRQGRISGELARKDATEQAVLGLALPQSSTALPGTQTAEQAA
- a CDS encoding SMP-30/gluconolactonase/LRE family protein, with the translated sequence MSGDANHAESGVRGTQPAALLLDTKCTLGEGATWCAATGRFYWVDIEGARLWRHDPADGRSTFWRMPERLATFALCADPHYLLLGLASHLAFFDLATGEMRRIVDVEPGLNTRVNDGRCDRQGRFVFGTKDEGSPLKAVGGFYRLNRDLSLERLALPAPAISNSIAFSPDGATMYYCDSPTREIRACDYRADGSVANDRLFVRLTDATGEPDGSTVDRDGGLWNAQWGGRRVVRYGPDGVETERVDVPTAQPSCVALGGAAPTQRVGRAQLGTLYVTSARCDLDAAALSGDPHAGGVFVATVARRGLPEPVFQGAPA
- a CDS encoding CinA family protein, coding for MPTDSVVHQLAIRVSNRLRDERLMLVTAESCTGGMVATAITDISGSSGWFERGFVTYSNQAKSEMIGVPADMIDKHGAVSEPVARAMAEGALRNSRAQVSLSITGVAGPGGGTETKPVGMVSFGWSNRLHTSVETKIFKGDREQIRVQAAAHALRGVLALLDEREH
- a CDS encoding phosphatidylglycerophosphatase A, giving the protein MQTDPPLGPADELIGGQPPRAPQEPSAPDPQAPRPPRRASARFMLSHPLHILSLGFGSGLSPVAPGTVGTLFAWASFIVLSRYLTVTEWGVLIVLGFIGGIALCGFTAKRLGIDDPSPVVWDEIVAFWLVLLMVTPATLTDQLWAFIVFRFFDMVKPPPIGYFDRRLKGGFGIMFDDLVAAFFTLLVIALWRMSV
- a CDS encoding arabinose ABC transporter substrate-binding protein, with translation MKRRIFLTLAAAAAGVLFNAPVAQAADPVKIGFLVKQPEEPWFQDEWKFAEIAAKEKGFTLVKIGAPSGEKVMSAIDNLSAQKAQGFVICTPDVKLGPGIVAKAKADGLKMMTVDDRLVDGSGKPIASVPHMGISAYNIGKQVGDGLAAEIKKRGWDMKDVGAIDVTYEQLPTAHDRTSGATDALVAAGFPKANIIAAPQAKTDTENAFNAANIALTKNPQFKHWVAYALNDEGVLGAVRAAEGRGFKADNMIGIGIGGSDSALNEFKKPTPTGFYGTVIISPKRHGEETSTLMYDWITQGKEPPMLTLTTGMLATRDNVADVRQKMGLAAN
- a CDS encoding cupin domain-containing protein, with translation MSESHANVAKDELIRRFDLKPHPEGGFFRETYRSAERVTREGSAAQTRSASTAIYYLLCDGAHSAWHRIKSDEVWHFYAGAPLNVHVLDESGALVTHRLGNPLTHPDAVFQAMVPAGLWFAAECADPTTYALVGCTVAPGFEFSEFELAEMDALKSRHPRHSTLIERLGPAA
- the pyrF gene encoding orotidine-5'-phosphate decarboxylase, coding for MSHFIPTLNDAWLRTNSLLCVGLDPEPSKFPGALAGRADAIFEFCRTIVDATAPYASSFKPQIAYFAAHRAEDQLEALIAHIHANHPGLPVILDAKRGDIGSTAEQYAREAFERYRADAVTVNPYMGFDSIQPYLEHEGKGVIVLCRTSNAGGSDLQFLETGGRPLYQVVAQLAADKWNASGQLALVVGATFPKEIEVVRGIVGDMPLLIPGIGAQGGDVQATVNAGRTANGTGMLINSSRAIIYASKGDDFADAAAKAAMETRDRINAFR
- a CDS encoding SDR family oxidoreductase, encoding MSSPANANARLADTAFARYPSLVDRTVLITGGATGIGASFVEHFAAQGARVAFFDIDASAGEALADQLGDSKHKPLFLACDLTDIDALQKAIADVKAALGPIEVLVNNAANDRRHTIGEVTRESFDAGIAVNIRHQFFAAQAVMEDMKAARRGSIINLGSISWMLKNGGYPVYVMSKAAVQGLTRGLARDLGHFDIRVNSLVPGWVMTDKQKRLWLDDAGRRSIKEGQCIDAELEPADLARMALFLAADDSRMITAQDVIVDGGWA